Proteins encoded within one genomic window of Salipaludibacillus agaradhaerens:
- a CDS encoding XTP/dITP diphosphatase: MYKEIFIATKNKGKVAEFEAFFAAKGLTVKSLLDLDEDIDVVEDGKTFEENAIKKAKTIGELIHKPVLADDSGLAVDVLNGAPGIYSARYAGPNKDDQANNEKLLKELANTNDEARTAQFVCALAIYFPSGDVKTVRGICKGTISHAPTGNHGFGYDPLFYLSELGKTMAQLTKQEKNTLSHRANALMTLNEMWDKWTLQE, translated from the coding sequence ATGTATAAAGAGATTTTTATTGCTACGAAAAATAAAGGAAAAGTAGCTGAATTTGAAGCTTTCTTTGCTGCCAAAGGGTTAACGGTTAAATCGCTGTTAGACTTAGACGAAGATATTGATGTTGTGGAAGATGGCAAAACGTTTGAAGAAAATGCGATTAAAAAGGCAAAAACAATCGGTGAACTTATTCATAAGCCAGTTTTAGCCGATGATTCTGGTTTGGCGGTAGATGTCTTGAACGGAGCGCCAGGTATTTACTCAGCTCGCTATGCCGGTCCTAATAAAGACGATCAAGCAAACAATGAGAAGCTGTTAAAAGAACTGGCTAATACGAATGATGAAGCACGTACGGCTCAATTTGTATGTGCATTAGCTATTTATTTCCCATCTGGTGATGTGAAAACAGTACGAGGTATTTGTAAAGGAACTATCTCACATGCACCGACAGGCAATCATGGATTTGGGTACGACCCTCTATTCTACTTGTCAGAACTAGGGAAAACGATGGCACAACTCACAAAGCAAGAGAAAAACACATTAAGTCACCGGGCAAATGCTCTTATGACATTAAATGAGATGTGGGATAAGTGGACGCTACAGGAATAA
- a CDS encoding acyl-CoA thioesterase: protein MKKPTYITDYEAWCKEFNYFFPVQVRFSETDAFGHLNNTQAFVYFEHARIQFLKVVGLMTLWMKTDDLIPVTADLQCDYFKQVFFDEALRIGVKVMSIGTSSVELHYMILNEQNQVCMTGRGRIVQISKRTGTSKGWNDETISLLKKGQTKTG, encoded by the coding sequence ATGAAAAAACCGACCTATATAACTGATTATGAGGCATGGTGTAAAGAATTTAATTATTTCTTCCCGGTACAGGTACGTTTTTCAGAAACAGATGCTTTTGGACATTTAAATAATACGCAAGCCTTTGTTTATTTTGAACACGCACGGATTCAATTTTTAAAAGTCGTCGGTTTGATGACACTGTGGATGAAAACGGATGATTTGATTCCTGTAACAGCAGATTTACAATGCGATTATTTTAAGCAAGTATTTTTTGATGAGGCGTTGCGAATAGGCGTCAAAGTCATGTCTATTGGAACATCATCTGTAGAGCTGCATTATATGATTTTGAATGAACAAAATCAGGTATGCATGACAGGAAGAGGACGGATCGTTCAAATATCGAAACGAACAGGGACATCAAAAGGGTGGAATGACGAGACGATTAGCCTTTTAAAAAAGGGGCAAACAAAAACGGGATAG
- a CDS encoding MarR family winged helix-turn-helix transcriptional regulator, whose protein sequence is MPEQQKDKTREQLQVEEIEKSLRLIADIVKQKGREILNEFPITPPQFVALQWLHEYGDMTIGELSSKMYLACSTTTDLVDRMEKNDLVERVKDTNDRRVVRIHLLSKGATIIREVIKQRQIYLQDVLGDFSKEDVDFLEKSLSFLYDEMKRDAKTWKSF, encoded by the coding sequence ATGCCTGAACAGCAAAAGGATAAGACAAGGGAACAGCTTCAAGTTGAGGAAATTGAAAAGTCTCTCAGATTAATTGCGGACATTGTTAAACAAAAAGGACGCGAAATTCTGAATGAGTTCCCGATTACACCTCCACAATTTGTGGCACTGCAGTGGCTACATGAATATGGTGATATGACTATAGGAGAATTATCATCAAAAATGTATTTGGCTTGTAGCACAACGACAGATTTAGTGGATCGTATGGAAAAGAATGACCTCGTAGAGCGGGTAAAGGATACGAATGATCGTCGTGTTGTCCGTATTCACCTTCTTTCTAAAGGTGCCACTATTATTCGTGAAGTGATTAAGCAACGACAAATTTACTTACAAGATGTTTTAGGAGACTTTTCAAAAGAAGATGTAGACTTTTTGGAAAAAAGTTTAAGCTTTCTTTATGATGAAATGAAAAGAGATGCGAAAACATGGAAGTCATTTTAA
- the sdhB gene encoding succinate dehydrogenase iron-sulfur subunit, which translates to MSEKTIELVIKRQKDQNSEAYDEKFKIPYRPNMNVISALMEIRRNPVNANGEETTAVAWDASCLEEVCGACSMIINGKPRQSCTALIDQLEQPIKLEPMHTFPVLRDLTVDRSRMFDSLKRVKAWIPIDGTYDLGPGPRMPEAKRQWAYELSKCMTCGVCLQACPNVNSKSEFIGPAALSQVRLFNTHPTGAMQKAERLETLMEGEGGLSNCGNSQNCVEACPKGIPLTTSIAALNRETTLQSFKNFFGTDHTA; encoded by the coding sequence ATGAGTGAAAAAACAATTGAACTCGTCATTAAGCGCCAGAAAGACCAGAACAGTGAAGCCTACGACGAGAAGTTTAAAATTCCTTATCGTCCAAATATGAATGTTATCTCAGCATTAATGGAGATTAGACGAAATCCTGTCAATGCCAATGGTGAAGAAACAACTGCAGTTGCATGGGACGCGAGCTGTCTTGAAGAAGTTTGTGGGGCCTGTTCAATGATTATTAATGGCAAGCCGCGACAATCCTGTACAGCGCTTATTGATCAATTAGAGCAGCCGATTAAATTAGAACCAATGCATACTTTCCCAGTATTACGAGATTTAACAGTCGATAGAAGTAGAATGTTTGATTCATTAAAACGAGTGAAAGCTTGGATTCCAATTGACGGCACTTATGATCTCGGTCCCGGTCCAAGGATGCCTGAAGCTAAACGCCAGTGGGCTTATGAACTATCTAAATGTATGACGTGTGGGGTGTGCTTACAAGCATGTCCGAACGTGAACAGTAAGTCTGAATTTATTGGACCAGCAGCCCTGTCACAAGTGCGTCTCTTCAATACACATCCTACAGGAGCCATGCAAAAAGCAGAGCGTCTTGAAACATTAATGGAAGGCGAGGGTGGATTAAGTAATTGTGGAAATTCACAAAACTGTGTGGAAGCTTGTCCGAAAGGTATCCCATTGACGACATCGATCGCCGCTTTAAATCGTGAGACTACCCTGCAATCATTTAAGAACTTCTTTGGGACAGACCATACAGCTTAA
- a CDS encoding DUF5677 domain-containing protein: MLKKTLKESNGAIQLIINNYFNPKNKILEVEDVVILAFFEDLTEKVESLRLLVEESKSASLDTILRSIFESYVYLKLLLKNDYMLYGRSYFAAKKINNLQMFHKTISQGKQGEAIRELLGDPTIEDLKRKANIEDAEDIDTEIIKVKEDFSDVFKHRNEKQVWYNLDGKTANFEQLCNKKGIDMSAEYDLIYRSLSKEVHAKDVLNRWRFEKEQFSILEQPTDPRMHISMSNTFLLNTIDRLYPFYGLKSKLRKFRTFLGINYKLSK; this comes from the coding sequence ATGTTAAAAAAGACTCTAAAAGAGTCTAATGGTGCAATTCAATTAATCATAAACAATTACTTTAATCCTAAAAATAAAATATTAGAAGTGGAAGATGTTGTAATCTTAGCGTTTTTCGAAGATTTAACTGAGAAAGTAGAATCACTAAGGCTTCTTGTAGAGGAAAGTAAAAGTGCTTCCCTAGATACAATTTTAAGGAGTATATTTGAAAGCTATGTTTATCTTAAACTTTTATTAAAAAATGACTATATGTTGTATGGACGTTCTTATTTTGCAGCAAAGAAAATTAATAATCTCCAAATGTTTCATAAGACAATCTCTCAAGGGAAACAAGGAGAAGCAATAAGGGAATTGTTAGGGGATCCGACGATAGAAGATTTAAAGAGGAAAGCTAATATTGAAGACGCAGAAGACATTGATACTGAAATCATAAAAGTAAAAGAAGACTTTTCGGATGTTTTCAAACACCGAAACGAAAAGCAAGTTTGGTATAACCTGGATGGTAAGACTGCTAACTTCGAACAACTTTGCAATAAAAAAGGTATTGATATGTCTGCAGAATATGACCTGATATATCGATCACTTTCGAAAGAAGTACATGCAAAAGATGTTTTAAATAGATGGAGATTTGAAAAAGAACAATTTTCTATTTTAGAACAACCAACGGATCCTCGAATGCATATTTCAATGTCAAATACTTTTTTATTAAATACAATTGATCGGTTGTACCCTTTTTATGGTTTAAAAAGTAAACTGAGAAAGTTTAGAACTTTTTTAGGAATTAATTATAAATTATCAAAATGA
- a CDS encoding GerMN domain-containing protein, with product MLRGSGIRRSSAMIAGAAVLLLTACGSQATNDVLEELDPPQIDYIEDENELEVEVIEDDITDEGEVSSITDESMEENETEEAASPEEKGGEVTVQGEIRELYLLDSNGMVAPQSVEVISEEDELTALAEHLVQEGPVTENLPNGFQASLPAGTEVLSADLNEQGVATINFNDYFGEYHPAQEMQVLQSLTWTLTQLDDVDKVSIQINGEDLTAMPHNDTPIGDGYTRAHGINLEMTDQTDLVSTEPVVVYFLNQTEDQTYYVPVTRRISQEEDKYQAVINELLEGPHYMSELLTDFRQEVELIEEPEYHDGTVVLNFNEALLSQHDGTALSENVLNMIVLSLTEQEEVNSVSFMVESEEEIMVSNGEALSEAVVRPDHVNIGQF from the coding sequence ATGTTGCGCGGCTCGGGAATAAGAAGGTCTTCAGCTATGATTGCAGGAGCAGCTGTTTTGCTTTTAACGGCATGTGGATCACAAGCGACAAATGATGTATTAGAGGAGTTAGATCCGCCACAAATTGATTATATCGAGGATGAAAACGAATTAGAAGTTGAGGTTATTGAAGACGATATCACTGATGAAGGTGAGGTCAGTTCCATAACAGATGAGAGCATGGAAGAAAACGAGACGGAAGAGGCGGCTTCTCCTGAAGAAAAAGGGGGAGAAGTAACGGTTCAAGGAGAGATCCGTGAATTATACCTACTAGATAGTAATGGCATGGTAGCACCGCAGTCAGTAGAAGTTATAAGTGAAGAAGATGAATTGACGGCATTGGCTGAACATTTAGTGCAAGAGGGGCCGGTTACAGAAAATCTGCCAAATGGTTTTCAAGCATCTTTGCCAGCTGGTACAGAAGTTTTAAGTGCTGATCTGAATGAACAGGGTGTGGCAACGATTAACTTTAATGATTATTTCGGAGAGTATCATCCTGCTCAAGAGATGCAAGTTCTACAGTCTTTAACATGGACATTGACACAGCTGGATGATGTTGATAAAGTGAGCATTCAAATCAATGGTGAAGATTTAACTGCTATGCCGCACAATGACACACCCATTGGTGATGGCTATACAAGGGCTCATGGGATTAACTTAGAAATGACAGACCAAACAGACCTCGTCTCTACAGAACCAGTGGTCGTTTACTTTTTGAACCAGACAGAAGACCAAACATACTATGTCCCAGTGACGCGTCGTATTAGTCAAGAGGAAGACAAATATCAGGCAGTTATCAATGAATTATTGGAAGGTCCCCATTACATGTCTGAGCTCTTAACTGATTTCAGGCAAGAAGTTGAACTTATTGAAGAACCGGAATATCATGATGGCACAGTTGTGCTTAATTTTAATGAGGCGTTACTAAGCCAGCATGATGGGACAGCTTTGTCTGAAAATGTTTTGAACATGATTGTGTTGTCATTAACTGAACAAGAAGAAGTGAATAGTGTGTCATTTATGGTTGAATCAGAAGAAGAGATAATGGTGAGTAACGGGGAAGCTTTGTCAGAAGCTGTGGTGAGGCCCGACCATGTTAATATTGGACAATTTTAA
- a CDS encoding helix-turn-helix domain-containing protein: MKEHDFRPKPLLTKREREVFELLVQDQTTKEIASQLFISEKTVRNHISNTMQKLGVKGRSQAVIELVRLGELKI; encoded by the coding sequence ATGAAGGAGCATGATTTTAGGCCGAAACCACTGTTGACTAAGCGTGAAAGGGAAGTTTTTGAACTACTTGTGCAAGATCAAACTACGAAAGAGATCGCTTCCCAACTGTTCATAAGTGAAAAAACAGTTCGCAATCATATTTCCAACACAATGCAAAAGCTAGGGGTAAAGGGGCGATCCCAAGCTGTCATTGAGTTAGTCAGATTAGGTGAACTGAAAATCTAA
- the ptsP gene encoding phosphoenolpyruvate--protein phosphotransferase gives MSTQLTGIAASAGIAISKAFRLETPDLTVEKKTIDTIDEEIQALDAALQTSKDELEKIKEKTRQDLGDEHAEIFSAHLLVLSDPELVDPIRQMIKDEKVNASFALNEIANQFVAMFEAMDNDYMKERAADIRDVSKRVLSHLLGKPIVSLAEINEEVVIIADDLTPSDTAQLNKKYVKGFATDIGGRTSHSAIMARSMEIPAVVGSKEVTDQADAGMNVIVDGLEGNVIINPSDDELAEYRQKLADYEEQKKEWAKLVNEPSKSKDGEHVELVANIGTPNDLEGVINNGAEGVGLYRTEFLYMGRDELPTEDEQFEAYKKVVETMDGKPVVIRTLDIGGDKELPYLDLPKEMNPFLGFRAIRLCLEKDDMFRTQLRALLRASTFGNLKIMFPMIATLDEFREAKALLEEEKSKLLSNGVEVSDNIEVGIMVEIPSTAVMAPQFAKEVDFFSIGTNDLIQYTFAADRMNEQVSYLYQPYNPAILRLVKMVIDASHAEGKWTGMCGEMAGDELAIPLLLGLGLDEFSMSATSVLPARSQISQMTKAEAQSIAEQALTLNTAEEVKQLVEKTFL, from the coding sequence ATGTCAACACAACTTACCGGCATTGCTGCTTCAGCCGGGATTGCCATCTCAAAAGCGTTTCGTCTTGAAACACCGGATTTAACGGTAGAGAAGAAAACGATTGACACTATTGATGAAGAAATTCAGGCACTGGATGCAGCTCTACAAACCTCAAAAGATGAACTGGAAAAAATTAAAGAAAAAACGAGACAGGATCTCGGTGATGAGCATGCAGAAATTTTTTCTGCTCATCTTCTTGTTTTAAGTGATCCTGAGCTCGTGGATCCAATCCGTCAAATGATAAAGGATGAAAAGGTTAATGCGTCGTTTGCATTAAACGAAATTGCTAATCAGTTTGTTGCTATGTTTGAAGCAATGGATAATGATTACATGAAAGAACGAGCGGCAGACATTCGCGACGTCTCTAAAAGAGTACTATCACACCTTTTAGGTAAACCGATTGTCTCACTCGCGGAAATTAATGAAGAAGTGGTCATTATTGCAGATGATTTAACACCTTCAGACACTGCTCAGTTGAACAAGAAATATGTTAAAGGGTTTGCGACAGACATCGGTGGTCGAACGTCTCATTCAGCTATTATGGCCCGTTCCATGGAAATTCCAGCAGTTGTGGGATCAAAGGAAGTAACGGATCAAGCTGATGCGGGCATGAATGTGATCGTGGATGGGCTTGAAGGTAACGTTATTATCAACCCTTCTGATGATGAATTAGCTGAGTATCGTCAAAAGCTAGCAGATTACGAAGAGCAGAAGAAAGAGTGGGCTAAGCTTGTTAATGAGCCTTCAAAATCAAAAGATGGCGAACATGTTGAATTAGTCGCTAACATTGGTACACCTAATGATTTAGAAGGTGTTATTAATAACGGTGCTGAAGGTGTTGGTCTCTATCGTACAGAATTCCTTTACATGGGGCGGGATGAGTTGCCGACGGAAGATGAGCAATTCGAAGCTTATAAAAAAGTCGTGGAAACGATGGATGGAAAGCCAGTTGTTATTCGAACGCTTGATATAGGTGGAGATAAAGAGCTCCCTTATCTCGATCTTCCAAAAGAAATGAACCCCTTCTTAGGATTCCGTGCCATAAGACTTTGCCTTGAAAAAGATGATATGTTCCGAACACAATTGCGAGCATTATTGCGAGCCAGCACTTTTGGAAATCTGAAAATAATGTTTCCTATGATCGCAACGCTAGATGAATTTAGAGAAGCGAAAGCATTATTAGAAGAAGAAAAGAGTAAGCTCTTAAGCAATGGCGTAGAAGTAAGTGACAACATTGAAGTAGGTATTATGGTTGAGATTCCTTCAACTGCTGTTATGGCACCGCAATTCGCTAAAGAAGTTGATTTCTTTAGCATTGGTACAAATGACTTAATTCAATATACCTTTGCAGCTGACCGTATGAATGAGCAAGTATCCTACTTATATCAACCATACAACCCAGCTATTTTACGTCTTGTGAAAATGGTTATTGACGCATCTCATGCAGAAGGTAAATGGACTGGCATGTGTGGAGAAATGGCCGGTGATGAATTAGCTATTCCGTTATTGCTTGGATTAGGCTTAGATGAATTCAGCATGAGTGCTACGTCAGTGCTTCCAGCAAGAAGCCAGATCAGTCAAATGACGAAGGCTGAAGCACAGTCTATTGCTGAACAAGCTCTTACCCTAAATACGGCTGAAGAGGTTAAGCAATTAGTAGAAAAGACTTTCTTGTAA
- a CDS encoding metallophosphoesterase family protein — MRALIMSDSHGWENELKEVVDRHRAEVDAIFHCGDSELSAASPALQNVYTVRGNCDHGSDFPEELVETVRDTTFFVGHGHLLNVKMTEMNLIYKGEEASADILCYGHTHIPVATEEKGKIIINPGSMRLPRQYSVGSYVIVDTSDTTVNVNFYSIDGQKLNDLSKSFSKNG; from the coding sequence ATGAGAGCTTTAATTATGAGTGACAGTCATGGTTGGGAAAATGAATTAAAAGAAGTAGTGGATAGACACCGTGCGGAAGTGGATGCTATTTTTCATTGCGGTGATTCAGAGCTGAGTGCGGCCTCACCAGCTCTTCAAAACGTCTATACTGTGAGAGGCAATTGTGACCACGGTTCAGACTTTCCAGAAGAATTAGTTGAAACGGTGAGGGATACGACTTTTTTCGTCGGTCACGGTCACTTGCTAAATGTGAAAATGACCGAGATGAATCTCATTTATAAAGGTGAGGAAGCTTCAGCAGATATTCTTTGCTACGGGCATACTCATATCCCTGTTGCGACTGAAGAAAAAGGTAAGATTATTATTAACCCTGGAAGCATGAGACTACCAAGACAATACAGTGTGGGTAGTTACGTTATAGTCGATACTTCTGACACAACTGTAAATGTGAACTTCTACTCAATTGATGGACAAAAATTAAACGACCTAAGCAAAAGTTTTTCTAAAAACGGTTGA
- a CDS encoding PRD domain-containing protein yields the protein MVRGPFYVHKTLNNNVVVAESGDNKEVIFIGKGIGFGKKKGDIFEEKTYDKVYSLVDEVEQEKYLRLATKESEETLLIIHEAIEKIHEAIGFRLGEQIHSALTQHLALALQRTRDQTDIKNPFLTETKWLYHDTYLIAQKIVDFIDKKTGYKLPEAEIGFITLHIQSAIRDSDSVINKESDLITRCIKYIEEKTDIVYNKDTVSFRKLIHHLKNMIRDPMTVDSQALEQSIILMLKEKDPVCYNISRNLVRMIEKSTAVSFSDSEVLHLMLYIRTLIEQNNKP from the coding sequence ATGGTGAGGGGCCCATTTTATGTTCATAAAACGTTAAATAATAATGTCGTGGTTGCTGAATCAGGAGATAACAAAGAAGTTATCTTTATTGGCAAAGGCATCGGTTTTGGCAAAAAGAAAGGCGATATCTTTGAAGAAAAGACGTATGATAAAGTCTATTCTCTCGTTGATGAAGTTGAGCAAGAAAAATATTTGCGTCTCGCAACGAAAGAATCAGAAGAAACGTTGCTGATTATTCATGAAGCGATCGAAAAAATCCACGAAGCGATTGGCTTTCGGTTAGGGGAACAAATTCATTCTGCGCTAACTCAACATCTAGCCTTAGCTTTGCAAAGGACGAGAGATCAAACAGATATTAAAAATCCTTTTTTAACAGAAACGAAATGGCTCTATCATGACACGTATTTGATTGCACAAAAAATTGTCGATTTTATAGATAAAAAAACAGGCTATAAACTTCCAGAAGCAGAGATTGGTTTCATTACACTCCATATTCAAAGTGCCATTCGAGATAGTGACTCCGTCATTAATAAAGAATCTGATTTAATCACTAGATGTATTAAATATATTGAGGAAAAAACCGATATCGTTTATAATAAAGACACTGTCAGTTTTAGAAAGCTCATCCATCATTTAAAAAATATGATACGAGATCCTATGACAGTAGATTCACAAGCATTAGAGCAAAGTATTATTTTAATGTTGAAGGAAAAAGATCCGGTATGCTATAATATATCCCGGAACTTAGTTCGGATGATTGAGAAGTCAACGGCAGTTTCTTTTAGTGATTCGGAAGTGTTACATCTCATGCTTTATATTCGAACACTGATTGAACAAAATAATAAACCATGA
- the rph gene encoding ribonuclease PH, whose protein sequence is MRHDGRSANELRKVEIVPHYIKHPEGSVLITFGDTKVICSASVEERVPPFMRGQGKGWITAEYAMLPRATEQRNIRESSKGKITGRTMEIQRLIGRALRSVVDLDRLGERTVWVDCDVIQADGGTRTASITGAFVAVGLAFEQLIKTSKLKENPLKNYLAAISIGVTSENDVVLDLDYVEDSQADVDMNVIMTGDGQLVEVQGTGEEATFSRSQLNDMLDLAEKGINELFTIQRQALGEFADKMNMDDKSEDNNGQEREPDV, encoded by the coding sequence ATGCGTCATGATGGACGTTCAGCTAATGAATTGAGAAAGGTAGAGATTGTTCCGCATTACATAAAACATCCGGAAGGATCGGTACTCATCACGTTTGGAGATACAAAGGTTATTTGTTCAGCCAGTGTTGAAGAACGTGTTCCCCCCTTTATGAGGGGGCAAGGAAAAGGCTGGATCACCGCTGAATATGCGATGTTACCACGGGCAACAGAGCAACGGAACATAAGGGAATCTTCGAAAGGGAAGATCACAGGACGTACGATGGAGATCCAAAGACTTATTGGGAGAGCTCTCCGGTCTGTCGTTGATTTAGATCGTTTAGGTGAACGGACAGTTTGGGTCGATTGCGATGTTATACAGGCTGATGGTGGAACCCGAACAGCCTCTATTACAGGCGCTTTCGTAGCAGTAGGACTTGCTTTTGAGCAACTTATAAAAACATCTAAACTAAAAGAAAACCCGTTAAAAAATTATTTGGCAGCCATCTCTATCGGTGTGACGTCAGAAAACGACGTAGTTCTTGATTTAGATTACGTGGAAGATTCCCAAGCCGATGTGGATATGAATGTGATTATGACTGGTGACGGTCAATTAGTAGAAGTACAAGGCACTGGGGAAGAAGCCACTTTTTCTCGTAGCCAGTTAAATGACATGCTTGATTTAGCGGAAAAAGGAATAAACGAGCTTTTTACGATTCAGAGACAAGCACTCGGGGAATTTGCAGATAAAATGAACATGGACGATAAATCAGAGGATAATAATGGGCAGGAGCGGGAACCAGATGTATAA
- the racE gene encoding glutamate racemase, protein MKKPIGVIDSGVGGLTVVSEIIRQLPKEEIIYIGDTARCPYGPRTEEEVRAYTWEMIDYLTSHDIKLLVIACNTATAVILEEAKERLSIPVLGVIHPGATAALKVTTNHHVGVIGTEGTISSGAYHRELTTINDKVKVVSLACPTLVPLVETGEFTGHMAREIITKALAPILQYDIDSLILGCTHYPLLAPLIEEVVGSNVKVICSGDETALEVSSLLYHKELLYTGDITPHHIFYTTGLKANFKKVAEEWLKPHSLDIRETDLRLPIRFYQKKTAGFRS, encoded by the coding sequence GTGAAAAAACCAATTGGTGTAATTGATTCAGGGGTCGGAGGACTAACTGTTGTCTCTGAAATAATAAGACAATTGCCGAAAGAGGAAATAATCTACATCGGAGATACAGCACGCTGTCCATATGGACCGAGAACAGAAGAGGAAGTGCGAGCATATACGTGGGAGATGATTGATTATCTCACCTCTCATGATATTAAACTTCTAGTTATAGCATGTAATACAGCGACAGCTGTCATATTAGAGGAAGCGAAGGAGAGGCTCTCTATTCCCGTGTTGGGTGTTATTCATCCTGGTGCTACTGCAGCATTAAAAGTAACAACCAACCATCATGTTGGCGTGATAGGGACAGAAGGAACCATTTCGAGTGGCGCCTATCATCGTGAATTGACAACAATCAATGATAAAGTAAAAGTTGTCAGTTTAGCTTGTCCTACGCTTGTTCCCCTAGTTGAAACTGGAGAGTTTACTGGCCATATGGCGAGAGAAATAATAACGAAAGCATTAGCACCAATTCTACAATACGATATCGATAGTTTAATCTTAGGATGTACACACTATCCCTTACTGGCTCCTTTAATAGAAGAGGTAGTCGGCTCTAATGTGAAGGTCATCTGTTCTGGTGATGAAACCGCATTGGAAGTGAGTTCACTCCTATACCATAAAGAACTTCTTTATACTGGAGATATCACACCACACCATATTTTTTATACGACAGGACTAAAAGCTAATTTTAAGAAAGTAGCTGAAGAGTGGTTAAAACCTCACTCGTTAGATATTAGGGAAACGGATTTAAGATTACCGATTCGCTTTTATCAGAAAAAAACAGCTGGATTTCGTTCTTAA
- a CDS encoding phosphocarrier protein HPr, producing MAEKKFKVTAETGIHARPATQLVNKAGQYESEITLEYNGKSVNLKSIMGVMSLGVGQGADVTIKAEGPDADDAIKGLDEIMKQGLAE from the coding sequence ATGGCAGAGAAAAAATTTAAAGTAACAGCAGAAACAGGAATCCACGCACGACCAGCAACACAACTTGTTAATAAAGCAGGTCAGTACGAATCTGAAATTACACTTGAGTATAACGGAAAATCTGTTAACTTAAAATCAATTATGGGTGTTATGTCTCTAGGTGTTGGACAAGGGGCAGATGTGACAATTAAAGCTGAAGGACCAGATGCAGACGACGCAATCAAAGGTCTTGATGAGATCATGAAACAAGGACTTGCTGAGTAA